From one Lycium barbarum isolate Lr01 chromosome 6, ASM1917538v2, whole genome shotgun sequence genomic stretch:
- the LOC132644909 gene encoding ADP-ribosylation factor 1: MGLSFGKLFSRLFAKKEMRILMVGLDAAGKTTILYKLKLGEIVTTIPTIGFNVETVEYKNISFTVWDVGGQDKIRPLWRHYFQNTQGLIFVVDSNDRDRVVEARDELHRMLNEDELRDAVLLVFANKQDLPNAMNAAEITDKLGLHSLRQRHWYIQSTCATSGEGLYEGLDWLSNNIANKA, encoded by the exons ATGGGGCTGTCTTTTGGCAAGCTTTTCAGTCGGCTTTTTGCCAAGAAAGAGATGCGCATACTGATGGTGGGTCTTGATGCTGCTGGTAAAACAACCATTTTATACAAACTCAAACTGGGAGAGATTGTCACCACCATCCCTACCATTG GTTTCAATGTGGAGACAGTGGAATATAAGAACATTAGCTTTACAGTTTGGGATGTCGGGGGTCAGGACAAG ATTCGTCCTTTGTGGAGACACTACTTCCAAAACACCCAGGGACTTATCTTTGTTGTTGATAGCAACGACAGAGATCGTGTAGTTGAAGCTAGGGATGAGCTTCACAGGATGTTGAATGAG GATGAATTGAGGGATGCTGTTCTGCTAGTGTTTGCTAACAAGCAAGATCTTCCAAATGCTATGAACGCAGCAGAGATAACTGACAAGCTTGGTCTCCATTCTCTCCGCCAGCGTCACTG GTACATCCAGAGCACTTGCGCGACTTCTGGTGAAGGTCTGTACGAAGGGCTAGATTGGCTGTCAAACAACATAGCAAATAAG GCATAG
- the LOC132644908 gene encoding galactinol synthase 1 gives MAPSIVSVGDKMVKPVINDRAYVTFLAGTGDYVKGVVGLAKGLRKVKSAYPLVVAVLPDVPPEHRRILEAQGCIVREIEPVYPPDNQTQFAMAYYVINYSKLRIWEFVEYKKMIYLDGDIQVYDNIDHLFELPDGYFYAVMDCFCEKTWSHTPQYKIGYCQQCPDKVKWPTEELGQPPSLYFNAGMFVFEPSLHTYEDLLKTLQITPSTPFAEQDFLNMYFKNIYRPIPLVYNLVLAMLWRHPENVELDKVKVVHYCAAGSKPWRYTGKEENMQREDIKLLVKKWWDIYSDESLDYKKPVAVNQVIADAGAVNQLQPLIAAAMSQAGAVTYVTTPSAA, from the exons ATGGCTCCGTCAATTGTGAGTGTAGGTGACAAAATGGTGAAACCAGTAATTAATGATAGGGCCTACGTAACGTTTTTAGCTGGTACTGGTGACTATGTTAAGGGTGTGGTTGGGTTAGCAAAGGGTTTAAGAAAGGTTAAATCAGCGTATCCGCTTGTGGTGGCAGTTCTGCCGGATGTACCGCCGGAGCACCGCCGTATACTGGAGGCGCAAGGCTGTATAGTAAGGGAGATTGAGCCTGTTTACCCACCTGACAACCAAACTCAATTTGCCATGGCTTATTATGTCATCAACTACTCTAAGCTTCGTATTTGGGAG TTTGTGGAATACAAGAAGATGATATACCTGGACGGTGACATTCAGGTGTATGACAACATTGATCATTTGTTTGAATTGCCAGATGGATATTTCTACGCAGTAATGGACTGTTTCTGTGAGAAAACATGGAGTCACACGCCTCAATATAAAATCGGCTACTGCCAGCAGTGTCCGGACAAGGTTAAGTGGCCTACTGAGGAGTTGGGTCAGCCACCATCCCTTTATTTCAACGCTGGCATGTTTGTGTTTGAGCCCAGTCTTCATACTTATGAAGACCTACTAAAGACTCTTCAAATCACCCCTTCTACTCCTTTTGCAGAGCAG GACTTcttaaatatgtatttcaagaaCATCTACAGACCAATACCTCTAGTGTACAATCTTGTTCTAGCAATGTTATGGCGTCACCCCGAGAATGTTGAGCTGGATAAAGTCAAAGTTGTACACTATTGTGCAGCG GGATCAAAGCCATGGAGGTATACAGGGAAAGAAGAGAACATGCAAAGGGAGGACATAAAATTACTGGTAAAGAAATGGTGGGACATTTACAGCGACGAATCATTGGATTACAAGAAACCGGTTGCTGTGAACCAGGTGATAGCTGATGCAGGAGCAGTGAACCAGCTGCAACCATTGATTGCTGCTGCTATGTCACAGGCTGGTGCAGTCACATACGTGACTACTCCTTCCGCTGCTTAA